The Chlamydia trachomatis A/HAR-13 nucleotide sequence GGCGCGCTCGATAGTCCATAGGTTTTTTTGTGATATCTGTGTTTTTAAACAGAATTTTTCCAGAGTCAGGACGAATCAACCCTACGGTTTGATAAAAAGCTGTGGTTTTCCCCGCTCCGTTAGGGCCTAACAATCCCACGATTTCTCCTGCATTGACTTGAAAGGACACATCATTGGTCACAGGTTTCTTATTGTATTTTTTGATTAGGTTGCAAACGGATAGTACTGACATAAAAAGGATTAGTTTTTAAGCAAAGAGAGAGAGAGGACTTTCATTCCGCCTTCAGCCATCCCTTTACCCATTTCTAGTTCGGCATCTGGAGTGTTAATGGAGAAACAACAATTATACACGCTCAAAGAATAATCTTTGTAATTAAGAAGTCCTCCAGTACCTCTAAAAAACATAGCGCGTTCCGCGGTTTCAGTTTGTAGACATCCTGTTAGGTGCGATAAGAGTTCTCGACAGTGTAAACTCGTATTGGAGAAATGTAACTCCATACAGGACTTATCTATGGTGCAATAAAATAATTGCTTTTCTGGAGAGATGATTCGCTTGCGGACTCCAAGTTTTTTGATTTTCAAAAATGGCGGAGCTGGTGTTACGGAGTCTTGGTGTACAAGCGTGGGATTGGTAAAATCTCCCATTTTGACAACCGCTAATGCAGTTACGCAAGCACATAATATTAAAACTACCACACACCAGATGCCATGAAAAAGAAACTTCGTCATACAGAAACAGCATCCATTTCTTGAATGTAGGTGAAAAGCTGTACCCAAGCAGGAAGCAATCGTTCTAAATCTTTCAAGGAAAGCATAGAAGCAGCATCACTTAAAGCGGATGATGGGTTCGGATGGGTTTCTATGAATAATCCTTGTACGCCAGCGGCTATAGCAGAACGAGTTAGGACAGGGATAAATTCTGTCTGGCCACCACTTTGGCTATGTAGTGCTCCCGGTAGCTGTACGGAATGAGTTCCGTCGAAGACAACAGGGAACCCAAAGCGACGAAGAACTTCGATAGAACGCATATCAGAAACGAGATTGTTGTACCCAAAAGAACAACCGCGCTCCGTTAAGATGATTTTGTTATTTCCTGTGGACAGCACTTTGTCAATAGGGCCTTGCATTTCCCAAGGAGAAAGGAATTGGCCTTTTTTGATATTAACGATCGCTTGCGTTTCTCCAGCGGTCACTAGAAGATCTGTTTGACGACATAAAAAAGCTGGGACTTGAATAATATCACATACTTTAGCAGCTTCCCGTGCTTCATCCGGAGAATGCACGTCTGTTAAGATTTCAACATCTAGCTCTTCTTTAATTTTCGCCAGTGTTTGCAACCCGAGTTTGAGTCCGGGGCCTCGATAATTGTGTACGGATGAACGATTGGCTTTATCGTAACTGCTTTTAAAAATCCAATGAACAGAAGAAGCATACGGAGCAACAATTTCTTTTAATCGTCGCGCTGTTTCGAAAACAGAGTTGTCTTCAATTACACAAGGGCCTGCTATCAAGAGCATTTTGTTTTCCGGAAACATAAAAGGGTATCCTTTTTTAGAGTGGAATTGCGCCTTTAGTCAGAGTTCTTAACGATCTTCTCAGCTGACAGAAATTTGACTATACACCATTTGCGTTTGATTGGTACGAGAAACCTTGTAAAATCCTAGGAAGAAGGCTTTTTTAAAGAGGAAATAGTGAATCCAAGGAATGGGTTATGGGCAAGGATTCGGCGGATTAGCAGTTTGAACAAGCATCTCAAGGAATAGAAGAAGGAAGAGTGCTTCCAGAAAATCGAAGTCTAAGGTATAGTATCTTCCAGCACTATGGAAGTGTTTCCTTGCTGTGGACCGATAGCTCAGTGGATAGAGCATCCGCCTTCTAAGCGGATGGTCGCAGGTTCGAATCCTGCTCGGTCCGAGACAAATGCTTCTTTCTTTTCAGATTTTATCTCCTTTCTCTCGTGAAAAATACTTTTGATTCAAGTAAAATACAGAAAAGTCTTTGTATTGGGGGAGTCTCTTGTATGGACACGCAATTCATAGCGAGTCGGTCTGTTCGAAACCAAGAAGTTACTTCTGTTTCAGGCAAAGTAAAAGAAGAGTTGACGTCCCCATCAAATATGACTTTTGAGGGCCCAGTTCGTTCTTTAGACCAGTTGCGGCAAGCTCTTATCGCAAAAATGGGAGAACAGAAAGGGCAGGAGATGTACGACCGTTTCATACAGTCTTTACTGATTTCCACATTCACAACGGTTCATAAAGAAATGGATCGAGCACAACGCGCGTCAAAGAAAATGCGTTCGGTATACAGAGATTGATGGAGATTCGCTACTTCTTAGCACGACCTCTTCTCGAAGAAGAGGTGTGCAGGCTTGCTAATAACAGGAAGAACTTCTTGTTTGATGCCGAGAAATATTTGATTCCGATTTGTTACAAACAAACTATTTATTTAGCCAAACCTTTAAGCAGATTTCCTATGGCTCTGGAGGTTTGGGAGTTGCATGTGCAACATGTGATAAGTTTATTGAAACAGCAGTTCGGGATTCTCACAGATCATGCCCCGATTTTACTAGCTTGTGAAGCCCGGCAGGTGGTTCTTCTCGAAAGTTTAGATAGTTTTGTTAACATTTCTTAACGGTTCGGAAGGTTGAATAAAATCTTTTCCGAACCGTATCATAGAAGGGTTTCAAAAGACGAAGCCCTGTTTTAAGGAGGCTTGATTCTGGAAATCCCTGCTCCA carries:
- a CDS encoding DUF1137 domain-containing protein — translated: MTKFLFHGIWCVVVLILCACVTALAVVKMGDFTNPTLVHQDSVTPAPPFLKIKKLGVRKRIISPEKQLFYCTIDKSCMELHFSNTSLHCRELLSHLTGCLQTETAERAMFFRGTGGLLNYKDYSLSVYNCCFSINTPDAELEMGKGMAEGGMKVLSLSLLKN
- the kdsA gene encoding 3-deoxy-8-phosphooctulonate synthase — translated: MFPENKMLLIAGPCVIEDNSVFETARRLKEIVAPYASSVHWIFKSSYDKANRSSVHNYRGPGLKLGLQTLAKIKEELDVEILTDVHSPDEAREAAKVCDIIQVPAFLCRQTDLLVTAGETQAIVNIKKGQFLSPWEMQGPIDKVLSTGNNKIILTERGCSFGYNNLVSDMRSIEVLRRFGFPVVFDGTHSVQLPGALHSQSGGQTEFIPVLTRSAIAAGVQGLFIETHPNPSSALSDAASMLSLKDLERLLPAWVQLFTYIQEMDAVSV